In Methanobrevibacter sp., the DNA window ATCTAAGGAGAATTCTATTTTATTAATGAATTTTCTTGCATCTAAACATGTTGAGGGTTGTTCGGAGAGAACAATTAGCTATTATCATACAACAATTGCAAAAATGTTAGAATCTATTAATAAAAAAATTGAATATATAACAACCGATGATTTAAGAAAGTATCTTGCTGACTATAGAAAAGTTAATGGAGCATCTAAAACCACAGTTGATAATGTTAGAAGAGTTCTTTCAAGCTTTTTTAGTTGGCTTGAGGATGAGGATTATATTTTAAAAAATCCTGTTCGCAGAATTCATAAAATAAAAACTAAAAAAGTTGTTAAAGAAGTTATAAGTGATGAAAATTTTGAAATTTTAAGGGATTCCTGTACCAATATAAGGGATCTTGCAATGATTGAACTTTTAGCATCAACTGGTATACGTGTAGGTGAACTTGTAAATCTAAATATTGATGACGTTCTGTTTAATGAAAGAGAATGTGTCGTATTGGGCAAGGGGGACTCTGAAAGGATTGTTTACTTTGACGCTAAAACAAAAATTCACTTGTTAAAATATTTGGAGTCAAGAAAAGACAGTAATTCTGCACTTTTCGTATCTTTTAAAAAACCATATAAAAGACTTGGGATTAATGGGGTTGAGCGAAGAATCAGGGAACTTGGTATTGATGCAAATATTAAAAAAGTCCATCCTCATAAATTTAGAAGGACGATGGCAACCAATGCAATTGATAAGGGAATGCCTATAGAACAGGTTCAAAGACTTTTAGGTCATGTGCAGATTGATACTACTATGCAATATGCAATGGTCAATCAGAGTAATGTAAAAATAGCTCATAGGAAATTTATTGGATAGAAAATCAATTTTTGATGCAATATAATAAAATTTTGATTAATTCTTTGGTTTGAACATTTTTTACCAATTTTTATTATTTGTAAACTTAATTCAAGTTTTTTGATTTTTGCAAAATAAAATAGGTATGTATTTATACATTAATGAATATAATAATAAGCATCGACTTATTGATTTAAATAAGTTTGATAAACAAAATTATTTGGATTTTTGTTTGATTTTTTTTTACATTCAGGTCTAATTAAGAAAGCTTATTTAAAGAGGTAAGTTGAATAAAATTAGGTGATATTATGGCAACTTTTAAAGGTTTTGCAATGAAAAGACTAAATGAAACTGGTTGGGTTGAAAAAGAAGTTCCTGAATGTGGACCACTCGATGCTATTATCAAACCTACATGTGTATCTCCATGTACTTCAGATATTCATACTGTATGGGAAGGAGCAATTGGGGACCGTAAAGACATGGTTTTAGGACATGAAGCTGTAGGTGAAGTCGTTGAAGTTGGTAATTTAGTACAAAACTTCAAACCAGGGGATAAAGTAATTGTACCGGCTATTACTCCTGACTGGGATGATGAAGCTGCACAAAGAGGTTTCCCATCACAAACCACCGAACCGTTAGGTGGATGGAAATTCTCAAACTTTAAAGATGGTGTTTTCGGTGAAAGATTCCATGTGAATTTAGCAGATGCAAACTTAGCACATTTGCCTGATGGTTTGTCTGATGAAGGAGCTTGTATGCTGGTGGATATGTGGTCTACAGGTATGATGGGTTCTGAAAACGCCAACATTCCATTAGGTGGAAGCGTACTTGTCATAGGAATTGGAGCTGTAGGTCTTTCATCTATTGCAGGATCAAAGCTATTGGGTGCTGGAAGAATATTGGCAGCAGGAACAAGACCAATTTCTGTAAAAGTGGCAAAAGAATACGGTGCTACTGACATAATCAACTATAGGGAAGGTGCAATTGACGAGCAAGTAAGGGAACTGACTGATGGTGTAGGAGTTGACTCCGTTATCATCGCAGGAGGTAACCTTGAAAACACATGGAAAGAGGCAATTGCAAGTGCAAAAGCAGGAGGAACAGTTTCTAATGTAAATTACTTAAGCGGAGCAGATAATGTTTTAATACCTCGTGTAGAATGGGGTTGCGGTATGTCTAACATAACCATTACCAATGGACTATGTCCTGGTGGCCGTGTTAGAATGGAAAGACTGGCAGACCTTGCTTTATACGGTAGGCAAGATCCAGAGCTTTTAGTCACTCACAGATTTGACGGTTTAGAGAAAATTGAAGACGCTCTTTATTTAATGAAGGATAAACCAAAAGATTTAATCAAACCTGTTGTAAGACTTGATTTGGACTGAATCAGTTCTAGAAAGGCAAAATAATCTATTTATTTGCCATTTTCTTTTTTTTAAGTGATGGCGAATATTACGGAGGAGATAGGAAAATAGATGATGATTCTATTAATAAAACCGTAGTCGCGTTTAAACAGATTATGACATTCTTTTAATTGGGATTGGATGTAAAATCCCATGTGGAGGACTTAAAATAATTTTTAAGAGAGTAATAAAATGATTATTGTTCAAGCAAAAGCTATTCCTAAGGATGAAACAAGCAAAAATGAGATAATTGGATTTGCACAGGATCTGATTGAAAAATCAAGAGAAGAAGCAGGCAATGTAGATTATAATCTCCTGGTCAATACAGATGACGATACGCTGCTGTTTGTCGAGCAATGGGATTCTATCGAAATTCTAAACAATCACCTGAAAACAGAACACTTTATAAAATTCGGTGAAAACATAGGGGATTTGGTTGCAGAGGATTTAAAAATCAGTGTGTTTGATGCAAATCCGACATCTCTTTAAAAACGTCTTTTAAATGGAGATTTGAAATCTCCAATTCTATTTTTTAAAATTTAAAAAAAGCGGATAAGTGAAATCTCATTTTTAAGTTAACTAACCGTTCAATATATATATTAATTAAAAACATAACTTAAATCACTTACAACTTAATTTTAATTAAATGCAGGTTTGATAATATGGTTCGATTTTCACAAACTCTTGATGATGGCCAATCAAAGAATGGGGAAAAACATTACGAACAGGCAGGGAGGGATTCCTATTACATGAGGGACAACAGACGACCTCCTGAAGACAATAGCAGATTCTATAGTCAGCCTCCAAGACCTCCTCAGATTCAAAAACCTATTTATCAGGAAGATAATTTCTACTCACAGCCTCAAAGAGATGAAGTTATTTATGAAAGGCCAGTAATTGAAAAGGAACCTGTCAGACCCGACTATTCAAAACCTGAATTAGATTTTCCAAAGGACCAGAACATTCAGTTCGGTGTTGAATACTCTCCAAATTCAAAACCTCCCGTAATAGGTAGAAACCACACGATCAGATCAAATTCAATTATCTACAATGATGTGGTTATCGGAGATAATTTCAGAACCGGCCATAATGTGGTTATCCGTGAAAATACTAATATTGGCGATGATGTTTTAATTGGAACCAATACAGTTATTGAGGGCGACGTGATAATCGGAAACGATGTTAGCATTCAGTCTAATGTATACATTCCGACCAATTCCGTAATTGAAGATAATGTGTTTATCGGACCATGCGCCTGTTTTACCAATGATAAATATCCTGTCAGAATTAATTATGAACTTCAAGGACCTAAAATAAGGCGTGGAGCTTCAATAGGAGGCAACACAACATTTTTATCTAATGTTGAGATAGGTGAAGGGTCTATTGTTGCAGCAGGAGCTATCGTAATACATTCAGTTCCTCCCTTCTATCTGGCTATCGGAACACCTGCCCGTATCAAACCCCTTCCGGATTACCTGAAGGTTCCAAATAAATTTTAGATAATGGAGACTTGTTTTATGGCTAAGTATAAATGCAATATTTGCGGTTATGTTTTTGATGAAAATGATATTGAAGAAGGATTGAACATTCCTGACGGAACTAAATTTGAAGATTTGCCCTCTTCATTTAAATGTCCGAAATGCAGAATGCCGAAATCAATGTTTCAGAGAATAGATTAGTTTTATATATTACATCATGTAAACTATTAATTATTAAATTTTTAGGAGATTGTTAGAAAATGGCAAAATTTAAATGTAAAGTCTGCGGATATGTGACTGACGAATTTGAAGAACTTCCTGAGGATTATAAATGTCCTATGTGCGGCGCAAGCGCTGACATGTTCGAAAAAATTGAGTAGGTGTTGCAAATGGCTTTTTTATGTAAAGTATGTGGATTTGTTCTTGAAGAAGACGAATTGCCGGAAGATTACGTTTGTCCGGTCTGCGGAGTGCCTGCAGCAAACTTTGAAGAACAGTAAGTTCTTCCTTTTTTATTTATTTTTCTAAAAATTCATTATTTTTAAATTCAGCACTGATTTTAGGGTATTTCTCAAATATTTTTAAAATATCTCTGTTTTCTTTTGATACTACACTGTAGATGACCCTGTCTGAATAATCTTTATTTGTGACTTCTAGATTGTTGTTTCTGACTTCACCATCTACTGTTTTTATATCGCTGTATTCAAAAATAAGATTATATATGCCATATTCTTCGATTTCAAGTATTTCAGCCTCGCCGATAGCTTCCATAACCGATTTTGAATATGCTCTTACAAGCCCTCCTGCACCAAGTTTAATTCCGCCAAAGTATCTTGTAACAACAGCGGTTACATTGTGAAGTTCATTTTTCCTTAAAACATTTATCATAGGCTTTCCGGCTGTTCCTCCAGGTTCGCCATCATCATCAAAGCCTTCCCCGTCACTTACAATATATGCGGTGCAGTTATGCGTCGCGTCGCTGTATTGCTTATTTAATTTCTGAATTACCTTTTTTGATTCGGCTTTTGTTTTTGTTGGAACCAGAGAACAGATAAATTGGGATTTTTTAATGTTGGTTTCACTTTGTATTGCTTTTCTAATTGTTTTCATTGTATCAATATCTATTTATATTATTGTAGACATATTAGTTTTAGTTAATTTTTTTTAAAGGTGATATTTTGTCTAGTAGATCTGCTAAGGTTTTAGTAATTTTCATTGTGGCTATTGTGGCTTTCTGCTTTGCCTGTGTTTTTGCTTCTATGACCGGACCGATATCAATTTTACCTAATGAAAGTGATTCTGGAAGCATATTGGACAATATTTCAACCATTAACAGTGATGATAATGATAATGTAGAAACCTACAGTTATCAGGACTATAAGGATACTTCATCACGCCAGGCATCCTCTTCAGAGGACTCTGATGTGGAAACTATTGTTGATGATTCAGGAGATAATGCTGATGAGTCTGGTGAGGAGTCCAACAGTAAGGAGCCGGCAAATCCGAATCCCGGCAACCAGACATGATGATTTAGAAGTCCAACAGCTTTTCAACATCAAGTATTACGGAGTTGATTGATAGATTAAACAGTCTCTCTCCGTATTCTTCATCTACATAAACGCCGTTTTCCTCAATATCGCAAGCCCCTTCCTCA includes these proteins:
- the xerA gene encoding site-specific tyrosine recombinase/integron integrase is translated as MKTRIINKIKSKMKLYLDETQLVILDETLRNILKDYELVETKSEFTIKESKENSILLMNFLASKHVEGCSERTISYYHTTIAKMLESINKKIEYITTDDLRKYLADYRKVNGASKTTVDNVRRVLSSFFSWLEDEDYILKNPVRRIHKIKTKKVVKEVISDENFEILRDSCTNIRDLAMIELLASTGIRVGELVNLNIDDVLFNERECVVLGKGDSERIVYFDAKTKIHLLKYLESRKDSNSALFVSFKKPYKRLGINGVERRIRELGIDANIKKVHPHKFRRTMATNAIDKGMPIEQVQRLLGHVQIDTTMQYAMVNQSNVKIAHRKFIG
- a CDS encoding NAD(P)-dependent alcohol dehydrogenase; translation: MATFKGFAMKRLNETGWVEKEVPECGPLDAIIKPTCVSPCTSDIHTVWEGAIGDRKDMVLGHEAVGEVVEVGNLVQNFKPGDKVIVPAITPDWDDEAAQRGFPSQTTEPLGGWKFSNFKDGVFGERFHVNLADANLAHLPDGLSDEGACMLVDMWSTGMMGSENANIPLGGSVLVIGIGAVGLSSIAGSKLLGAGRILAAGTRPISVKVAKEYGATDIINYREGAIDEQVRELTDGVGVDSVIIAGGNLENTWKEAIASAKAGGTVSNVNYLSGADNVLIPRVEWGCGMSNITITNGLCPGGRVRMERLADLALYGRQDPELLVTHRFDGLEKIEDALYLMKDKPKDLIKPVVRLDLD
- a CDS encoding putative quinol monooxygenase, which gives rise to MIIVQAKAIPKDETSKNEIIGFAQDLIEKSREEAGNVDYNLLVNTDDDTLLFVEQWDSIEILNNHLKTEHFIKFGENIGDLVAEDLKISVFDANPTSL
- a CDS encoding acyltransferase, whose translation is MQFGVEYSPNSKPPVIGRNHTIRSNSIIYNDVVIGDNFRTGHNVVIRENTNIGDDVLIGTNTVIEGDVIIGNDVSIQSNVYIPTNSVIEDNVFIGPCACFTNDKYPVRINYELQGPKIRRGASIGGNTTFLSNVEIGEGSIVAAGAIVIHSVPPFYLAIGTPARIKPLPDYLKVPNKF
- a CDS encoding rubredoxin: MAKYKCNICGYVFDENDIEEGLNIPDGTKFEDLPSSFKCPKCRMPKSMFQRID
- a CDS encoding rubredoxin → MAKFKCKVCGYVTDEFEELPEDYKCPMCGASADMFEKIE
- a CDS encoding rubredoxin-like domain-containing protein, which gives rise to MAFLCKVCGFVLEEDELPEDYVCPVCGVPAANFEEQ
- a CDS encoding YigZ family protein, with the translated sequence MKTIRKAIQSETNIKKSQFICSLVPTKTKAESKKVIQKLNKQYSDATHNCTAYIVSDGEGFDDDGEPGGTAGKPMINVLRKNELHNVTAVVTRYFGGIKLGAGGLVRAYSKSVMEAIGEAEILEIEEYGIYNLIFEYSDIKTVDGEVRNNNLEVTNKDYSDRVIYSVVSKENRDILKIFEKYPKISAEFKNNEFLEK